A region of Streptomyces sp. WMMC500 DNA encodes the following proteins:
- a CDS encoding biotin carboxylase N-terminal domain-containing protein: MFETVLLANRGEIAVRVIRTLRALGIRPAAVFTDADADARHVREATAAGGTAVRIESYLSVGELLRAARETGAEAVHPGYGFLAENAEFARACGAAGLVFVGPPADAIELMGDKIRAKETVRAAGVPVVPGSSGSGLTDGELAAAAREIGMPVLLKPSAGGGGKGMRLVHDEGALADQIAGARREARGSFGDDTLLVERWIDRPRHIEIQVLADGHGHVVHLGERECSLQRRHQKIVEEAPSPLLDESTRAAMGAAAVEAARSCGYEGAGTVEFIVPGGGSGPVAYYFMEMNTRLQVEHPVTELVTGLDLVEWQLRVAAGQQLTFASGDVPLKGHAVEARICAETARVTQDGERVDFLPSAGRVRLLREPSGPGVRVDSGLSEGTEVGTAYDPMLAKVVAWGPDREAALRRLRAALADTVVLGLDTNTGFLRRLLAHPAVAAGDLDTGLVDREAARLAAAPVPPEAYAAAALLAQSALESAARRPAGPGGWTDPFAEPSGWRPGGPPAWTVRWFRGAGRDPAEVRVRGLTPAAEVRTAERTLPARLARADDTSVTLEVDGVTHRFTRAASPDGLWLGRDGDAWHLVAHDPVEAALRGGALAAGADALTAPMPGTVTVVKAAVGDRVAAGQSLLVVEAMKMEHVIAAPHAGTVASLDVVAGGTVAMEQVLAVVVPDDTRDGSQDHEQEGPR, from the coding sequence ATGTTCGAGACCGTTCTGCTGGCCAACCGGGGTGAGATCGCCGTACGGGTCATCCGTACGCTGCGCGCGCTCGGCATCCGCCCCGCGGCGGTGTTCACCGACGCGGACGCGGACGCGCGGCACGTGCGCGAGGCCACCGCGGCCGGGGGCACCGCCGTGCGGATCGAGAGCTACCTGTCGGTCGGCGAACTGCTGCGCGCGGCGCGCGAGACGGGCGCGGAGGCGGTGCACCCGGGGTACGGGTTCCTCGCCGAGAACGCGGAGTTCGCGCGGGCGTGCGGGGCGGCGGGGCTGGTCTTCGTCGGCCCGCCCGCGGACGCGATCGAGCTGATGGGCGACAAGATCCGCGCGAAGGAGACGGTACGGGCCGCGGGCGTGCCGGTGGTGCCCGGCTCGTCGGGCAGCGGTCTGACCGACGGCGAACTGGCCGCGGCGGCACGGGAGATCGGCATGCCGGTGCTGCTGAAGCCCTCGGCGGGCGGCGGCGGCAAGGGCATGCGGCTCGTCCACGACGAGGGCGCGCTGGCGGACCAGATCGCGGGTGCGCGGCGTGAGGCGCGGGGCTCGTTCGGCGACGACACGCTGCTGGTGGAGCGGTGGATCGACCGCCCGCGGCACATCGAGATCCAGGTGCTCGCGGACGGCCACGGGCACGTGGTGCACCTCGGCGAGCGGGAGTGCTCGCTGCAGCGCCGGCACCAGAAGATCGTCGAGGAGGCGCCGTCGCCGCTGCTGGACGAGTCGACGCGGGCGGCGATGGGCGCGGCGGCGGTGGAGGCGGCGCGCTCGTGCGGGTACGAGGGCGCGGGCACGGTGGAGTTCATCGTGCCGGGCGGCGGGTCCGGGCCCGTCGCGTACTACTTCATGGAGATGAACACGCGGCTGCAGGTCGAGCACCCGGTCACGGAGCTGGTCACGGGGCTCGACCTGGTGGAGTGGCAGCTCCGGGTGGCCGCCGGGCAGCAACTGACGTTCGCGTCCGGGGACGTGCCGCTGAAGGGGCACGCCGTGGAGGCGCGGATCTGCGCGGAGACGGCGCGGGTGACCCAGGACGGCGAGCGGGTCGACTTCCTGCCGTCGGCGGGCCGGGTGCGGCTGCTGCGCGAGCCGTCGGGCCCGGGTGTGCGGGTCGACTCGGGGCTCTCGGAGGGCACGGAGGTCGGCACGGCGTACGACCCCATGCTGGCGAAGGTCGTCGCCTGGGGCCCGGACCGCGAGGCGGCGCTGCGCCGGCTGCGTGCGGCGCTGGCGGACACGGTGGTGCTGGGACTGGACACGAACACCGGCTTCCTGCGCCGGCTGCTGGCGCACCCGGCGGTGGCGGCGGGCGACCTGGACACGGGCCTGGTGGACCGCGAGGCGGCGCGCCTGGCGGCGGCCCCGGTGCCGCCGGAGGCGTACGCGGCGGCGGCCCTGCTGGCGCAGTCGGCCCTGGAGTCGGCGGCCCGGCGGCCGGCGGGCCCGGGCGGCTGGACCGACCCGTTCGCCGAGCCGTCGGGCTGGCGCCCGGGAGGCCCGCCCGCGTGGACGGTGCGGTGGTTCCGCGGGGCGGGGCGGGATCCGGCGGAGGTACGGGTCCGGGGGCTGACGCCGGCGGCGGAGGTGCGGACCGCGGAACGCACCCTCCCCGCCAGGCTCGCGCGCGCCGACGACACCTCCGTCACCCTCGAAGTCGACGGAGTCACCCACCGCTTCACCCGCGCCGCCTCCCCCGACGGCCTCTGGCTCGGCCGCGACGGCGACGCCTGGCACCTCGTCGCCCACGACCCCGTCGAGGCCGCCCTGCGCGGCGGGGCGCTGGCCGCCGGGGCCGACGCGCTCACCGCGCCGATGCCCGGCACCGTGACCGTCGTCAAGGCCGCCGTGGGCGACCGGGTCGCCGCCGGGCAGAGCCTGCTCGTCGTCGAGGCGATGAAGATGGAGCACGTCATCGCCGCCCCGCACGCCGGCACCGTCGCCTCGCTGGACGTCGTCGCGGGCGGGACGGTGGCCATGGAGCAGGTGCTCGCCGTCGTCGTACCGGACGACACCCGGGACGGCAGCCAGGACCACGAACAGGAAGGGCCGCGATGA
- a CDS encoding hydroxymethylglutaryl-CoA lyase — protein sequence MTHSPLPMRVPAAGLPPRVRIHEVGPRDGLQNEKAIVPTDVKADFVCRLANAGLSTVEVTSFVHPKWVPQLADAGEVCLRLDDLPAGVRLPVLVPNIRGLERATAHGARRVAIAASATETFARRNLNRTLDESLAMSAEVVAQAKGQGMHVRGYLSMCFGDPWEGPVPLEQVVRTARALADMGCDELSLGDTIGVATPGHVSALLDALAADGLGADRLGVHFHDTYGQALANTLAALQHGVTTVDASAGGLGGCPFAGSATGNLATEDLVWMLQGLGVETGVDLDALVATSVWMAERLGRPSPSRTVTALARKE from the coding sequence ATGACCCACTCCCCCCTCCCCATGCGCGTTCCCGCCGCCGGGCTGCCCCCCCGGGTGCGGATCCACGAAGTCGGGCCCCGGGACGGCCTGCAGAACGAGAAGGCCATCGTCCCCACCGACGTCAAGGCCGACTTCGTGTGCCGCCTGGCCAACGCCGGTCTCTCCACCGTCGAGGTGACCAGCTTCGTGCACCCCAAGTGGGTCCCCCAGCTCGCCGACGCCGGAGAGGTCTGCCTCCGCCTCGACGACCTGCCCGCCGGCGTCCGCCTGCCCGTCCTCGTGCCCAACATCCGCGGCCTGGAGCGCGCCACCGCCCACGGTGCACGCCGCGTCGCCATCGCCGCCAGCGCCACCGAGACCTTCGCCCGCCGCAACCTCAACCGCACCCTCGACGAGTCCCTCGCGATGTCCGCCGAGGTCGTCGCGCAGGCCAAGGGGCAGGGCATGCACGTCCGCGGCTACCTCTCGATGTGCTTCGGCGACCCCTGGGAGGGCCCCGTCCCGCTGGAGCAGGTGGTACGCACCGCCCGCGCGCTCGCCGACATGGGCTGCGACGAATTGAGCCTCGGCGACACCATAGGCGTCGCCACTCCCGGCCACGTCTCCGCGCTGCTCGACGCCCTCGCCGCGGACGGCCTCGGGGCCGACCGCCTCGGCGTCCACTTCCACGACACGTACGGCCAGGCCCTGGCCAACACCCTCGCCGCCCTGCAGCACGGCGTCACCACCGTCGACGCCTCCGCCGGCGGTCTCGGCGGCTGCCCGTTCGCCGGAAGCGCGACCGGCAACCTCGCCACCGAGGACCTCGTGTGGATGCTCCAGGGGCTCGGCGTCGAGACCGGCGTCGACCTCGACGCGCTCGTCGCCACCAGCGTCTGGATGGCCGAGCGCCTCGGCCGCCCGAGCCCGTCCCGTACCGTGACCGCCCTCGCCCGCAAGGAGTGA
- a CDS encoding ABC transporter substrate-binding protein, translating to MSDRRLGRGGTTPWGAVVLAGLVAAGALAWFLPKTLGGDEECAAGVVRLGGECVGVTDGAYSFDGELDEVTERIRAENERVERSGAAAVSIAYVESMTHGEDGTDAEARAGARADDRDPTVVRQALEGAYLAQRAHNRLDADDPRADEGPSPKVRLLLANTGEGGAHYERVVRDLEDRARGEERLVAVTGLGQSVASTVATVGRLHRAGIPMVGATVAADELAREDPGFFRVSQPTSRQAAIAARELHERQREDPGYRVDIVKDIKAGDTYNKALREGFEEAVAARGVRLATPDGYSFESARSSSANALTYIADQVCRARQELDAVYFAGRGRALRQFVQALGQQPGCTLAVVSGSSALGLYFDSPDLRRWGDRGPRIRYTAYAHPESGDAAALADFADRYCADFRPGAPRGACAAGDGPLQSGQAIMGHDAMLALVRAVELATGPDGGDPVDAGAVRQMLLQLGTTKEVRGLSGPIGFDAYGNPKDKPMAYVELQWRSGFRYVHRTRLWP from the coding sequence GTGAGTGACAGACGGCTGGGCCGCGGCGGCACGACGCCGTGGGGAGCGGTGGTGCTGGCGGGGCTGGTCGCGGCCGGCGCGCTGGCCTGGTTCCTGCCGAAGACGCTCGGCGGCGACGAGGAGTGCGCGGCCGGGGTGGTGCGGCTGGGCGGCGAGTGCGTGGGCGTCACCGACGGGGCGTACTCCTTCGACGGGGAACTCGACGAGGTCACCGAGCGGATCCGCGCGGAGAACGAGCGCGTCGAGCGCTCCGGCGCCGCGGCCGTGAGCATCGCGTACGTCGAGTCCATGACCCACGGCGAGGACGGCACGGACGCCGAGGCGCGCGCCGGCGCCCGTGCCGACGACAGGGACCCGACCGTCGTCCGCCAGGCGCTGGAGGGCGCCTACCTCGCCCAGCGCGCGCACAACCGGCTCGACGCCGACGACCCGCGCGCCGACGAGGGCCCGTCGCCGAAGGTCCGGCTGCTGCTCGCGAACACCGGGGAGGGCGGGGCGCACTACGAGCGGGTGGTGCGCGACCTGGAAGACAGGGCCCGCGGCGAGGAGCGCCTGGTCGCCGTCACCGGCCTCGGCCAGAGCGTCGCGTCCACCGTGGCGACGGTCGGGCGGCTGCACCGCGCCGGGATACCGATGGTCGGCGCGACGGTCGCGGCCGACGAACTCGCCCGCGAGGACCCCGGCTTCTTCCGCGTCTCCCAGCCCACCTCCCGGCAGGCCGCCATCGCCGCCCGCGAGCTGCACGAGCGGCAGCGCGAGGACCCCGGCTACCGCGTCGACATCGTCAAGGACATCAAGGCCGGGGACACGTACAACAAGGCGCTGCGCGAGGGCTTCGAGGAGGCCGTCGCCGCGCGCGGGGTGCGGCTGGCCACCCCCGACGGCTACTCCTTCGAGTCCGCCCGCAGCTCGTCGGCCAACGCGCTGACGTACATCGCCGACCAGGTCTGCCGGGCCAGACAGGAGCTGGACGCCGTCTACTTCGCCGGCCGCGGGCGCGCCCTGCGCCAGTTCGTCCAGGCCCTCGGGCAGCAGCCCGGCTGCACGCTGGCCGTGGTGTCGGGATCCAGCGCCCTCGGCCTGTACTTCGACTCGCCCGACCTGCGGCGCTGGGGTGACCGGGGGCCGCGCATACGGTATACGGCCTACGCCCACCCCGAGTCCGGCGACGCCGCCGCCCTCGCGGACTTCGCCGACCGCTACTGCGCCGACTTCCGCCCCGGCGCCCCCCGCGGCGCGTGCGCGGCGGGCGACGGGCCGCTGCAGAGCGGGCAGGCGATCATGGGGCACGACGCGATGCTGGCGCTGGTCAGGGCCGTGGAGTTGGCCACGGGGCCGGACGGCGGCGACCCCGTGGACGCGGGCGCCGTACGGCAGATGCTGCTGCAGCTCGGCACGACGAAGGAGGTGCGGGGCCTCAGCGGGCCGATCGGCTTCGACGCGTACGGCAACCCGAAGGACAAGCCGATGGCGTACGTCGAGCTGCAGTGGCGGTCGGGCTTCCGGTACGTCCACCGGACCCGACTCTGGCCGTGA
- a CDS encoding acyl-CoA dehydrogenase family protein has product MTPSLDHRLSPELEQLRRTAEEFAHDVVAPKIGDYYERHEFPYDIVREMGRMGLFGLPFPEEYGGMGGDYLALGVVLEELARVDSSVAITLEAGCSLGTMPIHHFGTEEQKRTWLPKLCSGEMLGAFGLTEPECGSDAGGTRTTARLDETAGEWVINGTKCFITNSGTDITGLVTVTAVTGRSESGKPEISAIIVPSGTPGFTVAAPYSKVGWNASDTRELSFSDVRVPAANLLGERGRGYAQFLRILDEGRIAIAALATGLAQGCVDESLAYAQQRHAFGRPIGANQAIQFKLADMDLRAHTARLAWRDAASRLVHGEPFKKAAALAKLHTSTVAVDNAREATQIHGGYGFMNEYPVARMWRDAKILEIGEGTSEVQRMLIARELGLPPTP; this is encoded by the coding sequence ATGACGCCGAGTCTCGACCACCGACTCTCCCCCGAGCTGGAGCAGCTCCGCCGCACGGCAGAGGAGTTCGCGCACGACGTGGTGGCGCCGAAGATCGGCGACTACTACGAGCGGCACGAGTTCCCGTACGACATCGTGCGCGAGATGGGCCGCATGGGCCTGTTCGGCCTGCCGTTCCCGGAGGAGTACGGCGGCATGGGCGGCGACTACCTGGCGCTCGGCGTCGTGCTGGAAGAGCTGGCGCGCGTCGACTCCTCGGTGGCCATCACGCTGGAGGCGGGCTGCTCGCTGGGCACGATGCCGATCCACCACTTCGGCACGGAGGAGCAGAAGCGCACCTGGCTGCCGAAGCTGTGCTCCGGCGAGATGCTGGGCGCGTTCGGCCTGACGGAGCCGGAGTGCGGCTCGGACGCGGGCGGTACGCGCACCACGGCGCGCCTCGACGAGACCGCCGGCGAGTGGGTGATCAACGGGACGAAGTGCTTCATCACCAACTCCGGTACGGACATCACCGGCCTGGTCACCGTCACCGCCGTCACGGGCAGGAGCGAGTCGGGCAAGCCGGAGATCTCGGCGATCATCGTGCCGTCCGGCACCCCGGGCTTCACGGTCGCCGCCCCGTACTCCAAGGTCGGCTGGAACGCCTCCGACACCCGCGAGCTGTCCTTCTCCGACGTCCGCGTCCCCGCCGCGAACCTCCTGGGCGAACGCGGCCGCGGCTACGCCCAGTTCCTGCGGATCCTGGACGAGGGCCGCATCGCCATCGCCGCGCTCGCCACCGGCCTGGCGCAGGGCTGCGTCGACGAGTCGCTGGCGTACGCGCAGCAGCGCCACGCCTTCGGCCGGCCCATCGGCGCCAACCAGGCCATCCAGTTCAAGCTCGCCGACATGGACCTGCGCGCCCACACCGCCCGGCTGGCGTGGCGGGACGCGGCGTCGCGGCTGGTGCACGGCGAGCCGTTCAAGAAGGCGGCGGCGCTGGCGAAGCTGCACACCTCGACGGTGGCCGTGGACAACGCGCGCGAGGCGACGCAGATCCACGGCGGGTACGGGTTCATGAACGAGTACCCGGTGGCGCGGATGTGGCGGGACGCGAAGATCCTGGAGATCGGGGAGGGCACGAGCGAGGTGCAGCGCATGCTCATCGCCCGCGAGCTGGGCCTGCCGCCCACCCCCTGA
- a CDS encoding acyl-CoA dehydrogenase family protein, giving the protein MRRTVFNEDHEAFRETIRDFIAAEVVPYYQDWMEAGAVPRELYKKLGELGVFGIEVPEEYGGAGEHSFKFNAVISEECARAGVSFGGSSVHSALCLPYLLKYGSEEQKRRWLPAFVSGDMMTAIAMTEPGTGSDLAGMKTTAKLSADGTHYVLNGAKTFITGGVQADRVLVCARTAPPTPEDRRGGISILVVDTSSEGYAVGRKLDKLGLKSSDTAELSFTDVKVPVADLLGEEGKAFTYLTHNLPQERLGIAVGAYAQAAAAVRFAVEYVKERTVFGRTVAEFQNTKFVLADCKAEVDAMQAYVDRALDAHDAGELSVADAAAVKLFCTERAAVVIDKCLQLHGGYGYMNEYPISRLYADTRVTRIYGGTSEVMRSIVAKSMGL; this is encoded by the coding sequence ATGCGGCGGACGGTGTTCAACGAGGACCACGAGGCGTTCCGCGAGACCATCCGGGACTTCATCGCCGCCGAGGTCGTGCCGTACTACCAGGACTGGATGGAAGCCGGCGCCGTCCCCCGCGAGCTGTACAAGAAGCTCGGCGAGCTGGGCGTGTTCGGCATCGAGGTGCCCGAGGAGTACGGTGGGGCCGGGGAGCACAGCTTCAAGTTCAACGCCGTCATCAGCGAGGAGTGCGCCCGCGCCGGCGTCTCCTTCGGCGGCTCGTCCGTGCACAGCGCCCTGTGCCTGCCGTACCTGCTCAAGTACGGCAGCGAGGAGCAGAAGCGCCGCTGGCTGCCCGCCTTCGTCTCCGGCGACATGATGACCGCCATCGCCATGACCGAGCCCGGCACCGGCTCCGACCTCGCCGGCATGAAGACCACCGCGAAGCTCTCCGCCGACGGCACGCACTACGTCCTCAACGGCGCCAAGACCTTCATCACCGGCGGCGTCCAGGCCGACCGCGTCCTCGTCTGCGCCCGCACCGCCCCGCCGACCCCCGAGGACCGCCGCGGCGGGATCTCCATCCTCGTCGTCGACACCTCCTCCGAGGGCTACGCCGTCGGGCGCAAGCTCGACAAGCTCGGGCTGAAGTCCTCCGACACCGCCGAGCTGAGCTTCACCGACGTCAAGGTGCCCGTCGCCGACCTGCTCGGCGAGGAGGGCAAGGCGTTCACGTACCTCACCCACAACCTCCCGCAGGAGCGCCTCGGCATCGCCGTCGGCGCGTACGCCCAGGCCGCCGCGGCCGTGCGGTTCGCGGTGGAGTACGTCAAGGAGCGCACCGTCTTCGGCCGGACGGTGGCGGAGTTCCAGAACACCAAGTTCGTCCTCGCCGACTGCAAGGCCGAGGTCGACGCGATGCAGGCGTACGTCGACCGCGCGCTGGACGCGCACGACGCGGGCGAGCTGAGCGTCGCCGACGCCGCCGCCGTCAAGCTCTTCTGCACCGAGCGCGCGGCCGTCGTCATCGACAAGTGCCTCCAACTGCACGGCGGCTACGGCTACATGAACGAGTACCCCATCTCCCGCCTGTACGCCGACACCCGCGTCACCCGCATCTACGGCGGCACCAGCGAGGTCATGCGCTCCATCGTCGCCAAGTCGATGGGCCTGTAG
- a CDS encoding ABC transporter substrate-binding protein: protein MHHVRARPISRRGLLTAGGAAGLTALLAACGDDAGSGGGDAKGGPWSFEDDRGETARADGTPRTIVAFTGTAAALHDYGIECAGVFGPTRTADGKPDVQAGDLDVDAVEILGNTWGQFSVEKYAALGPELIVAPTFDDAGTLWYVPEESADKILQLAPSVAVSVYDRPMTGPLERMLELAGSLGADTGSAEIRAARKRFEDAAGRLRQAAKSRKDIRVLVGSGSADLFYVSGTNLSADLEYFKQLGVNFVEPPEGAKENSGGWFEELSWENVDKYDADLIMLDNRTSTLQQSALADKPTWGRLPAVEAGQVVSRVTEPVYSYDKCAPVLDDLAEALENARKVS, encoded by the coding sequence ATGCACCACGTCCGCGCCCGCCCGATCTCCCGCCGCGGCCTGCTGACCGCAGGCGGCGCCGCCGGCCTCACCGCGCTCCTCGCCGCCTGCGGCGACGACGCCGGCTCCGGCGGCGGTGACGCGAAGGGCGGCCCCTGGTCGTTCGAGGACGACCGCGGCGAGACGGCGAGAGCGGACGGCACGCCGCGCACCATCGTCGCGTTCACCGGTACGGCCGCCGCGCTCCACGACTACGGGATCGAGTGCGCCGGGGTGTTCGGGCCGACCAGGACCGCGGACGGCAAGCCGGACGTGCAGGCCGGGGACCTGGACGTCGACGCGGTCGAGATACTCGGCAACACCTGGGGGCAGTTCAGCGTCGAGAAGTACGCGGCCCTCGGGCCCGAGCTGATCGTCGCCCCGACGTTCGACGACGCCGGCACCCTCTGGTACGTGCCGGAGGAGTCCGCGGACAAGATCCTCCAACTGGCGCCGAGCGTGGCCGTCAGCGTCTACGACCGCCCCATGACCGGGCCGCTGGAGCGCATGCTGGAGCTCGCCGGATCGCTCGGCGCCGACACCGGCTCCGCGGAGATCAGGGCGGCCAGGAAGCGCTTCGAGGACGCCGCCGGGCGGCTGCGGCAGGCGGCGAAGAGCCGGAAGGACATCAGGGTCCTCGTCGGCTCGGGCAGCGCCGACCTCTTCTACGTCTCGGGCACGAACCTCTCCGCCGACCTGGAGTACTTCAAGCAGCTCGGCGTGAACTTCGTCGAGCCCCCGGAGGGGGCGAAGGAGAACAGCGGCGGCTGGTTCGAGGAGCTGAGCTGGGAGAACGTCGACAAGTACGACGCCGACCTGATCATGCTGGACAACCGCACCTCGACACTCCAGCAGAGCGCCCTGGCCGACAAGCCCACCTGGGGCCGGCTGCCCGCGGTCGAGGCGGGCCAGGTCGTGTCCCGCGTCACCGAGCCCGTCTACTCGTACGACAAATGCGCGCCGGTCCTCGACGACCTGGCCGAAGCCCTCGAGAACGCCCGAAAGGTGAGCTGA
- a CDS encoding carboxyl transferase domain-containing protein: MDHAPVLTTAADPAGPAGAAWRTNEEAHRALAAELYGKLAAARAGGGEKARARHTARGKLLPRDRVDGLLDPGSPFLELAPLAADGMYGPGGDDAPAAGVIAGIGRVSGRTCVVIANDATVKGGTYYPMTVKKHLRAQEIALENRLPCVYLVDSGGAFLPMQDEVFPDREHFGRIFYNQARMSGAGIPQIAAVLGSCTAGGAYVPAMSDEAVIVRDQGTIFLGGPPLVKAATGEVVTAEELGGGEVHARTSGVTDHLAEDDPHALRIVRGIVDTLPEPGPPPWSVRAAEEPKHDPAGLYGVVPVDSRTPYDVREVVARVVDGSRFQEFKAEYGTTLVTGFARIHGHAVGIVANNGILFSESAQKGAHFIELCDQRGIPLLFLQNISGFMVGRSYEAGGIAKHGAKMVTAVACTRVPKLTVVIGGSYGAGNYSMCGRAYSPRFLWMWPNAKISVMGGEQAASVLATVKRDQLEARGDQWSAEEEAEFKAPVREQYETQGNAYYATARLWDDGVIDPLDTRRVLGLALTACAHAPLPARDSAAQGFGVFRM; the protein is encoded by the coding sequence GTGGACCACGCACCCGTGCTGACGACCGCCGCGGACCCCGCGGGACCGGCCGGCGCCGCCTGGCGGACCAACGAGGAGGCCCACCGCGCGCTCGCCGCCGAGCTGTACGGCAAGCTCGCCGCCGCCCGCGCCGGCGGCGGCGAGAAGGCCCGCGCCCGGCACACCGCCCGCGGCAAGCTCCTCCCCCGCGACCGCGTCGACGGCCTGCTCGACCCCGGTTCGCCGTTCCTGGAGCTGGCCCCGCTCGCCGCCGACGGGATGTACGGCCCCGGCGGCGACGACGCGCCCGCCGCCGGCGTCATCGCCGGCATCGGCCGGGTCAGCGGCCGGACCTGCGTCGTCATCGCCAACGACGCCACCGTCAAGGGCGGCACGTACTACCCGATGACGGTCAAGAAGCACCTGCGCGCCCAGGAGATCGCGCTGGAGAACCGGCTGCCCTGCGTCTACCTCGTCGACTCCGGCGGCGCCTTCCTGCCCATGCAGGACGAGGTCTTCCCCGACCGCGAGCACTTCGGCCGGATCTTCTACAACCAGGCCCGCATGTCCGGCGCCGGCATCCCGCAGATCGCCGCCGTCCTCGGCTCCTGCACCGCCGGCGGCGCGTACGTCCCGGCGATGAGCGACGAGGCCGTCATCGTCCGCGACCAGGGCACGATCTTCCTCGGCGGCCCGCCCCTGGTGAAGGCCGCCACCGGCGAGGTCGTCACCGCCGAGGAGCTGGGCGGCGGCGAGGTGCACGCGCGCACCTCCGGCGTCACCGACCACCTCGCCGAGGACGACCCGCACGCGCTGCGCATCGTCCGCGGCATCGTCGACACCCTCCCGGAACCCGGCCCGCCCCCCTGGTCCGTACGCGCCGCGGAGGAGCCCAAGCACGACCCCGCCGGGCTCTACGGCGTCGTGCCCGTCGACTCCCGGACGCCGTACGACGTGCGCGAGGTCGTCGCGCGGGTGGTCGACGGCTCGCGCTTCCAGGAGTTCAAGGCCGAGTACGGCACGACGCTCGTCACCGGCTTCGCCCGCATCCACGGCCACGCCGTCGGCATCGTCGCCAACAACGGCATCCTGTTCTCCGAGTCCGCCCAGAAGGGCGCCCACTTCATCGAGCTGTGCGACCAGCGCGGCATCCCGCTGCTGTTCCTGCAGAACATCTCCGGCTTCATGGTCGGCCGCAGCTACGAGGCGGGCGGCATCGCCAAGCACGGCGCGAAGATGGTGACCGCGGTGGCCTGCACGCGGGTGCCGAAGCTGACGGTCGTCATCGGCGGCTCGTACGGCGCCGGGAACTACTCGATGTGCGGCCGGGCCTACTCCCCCCGCTTCCTGTGGATGTGGCCCAACGCGAAGATCTCCGTCATGGGCGGCGAGCAGGCCGCCTCCGTCCTCGCGACCGTCAAGCGCGACCAGTTGGAGGCCCGCGGCGATCAGTGGTCCGCGGAGGAGGAGGCGGAGTTCAAGGCGCCCGTCCGCGAGCAGTACGAGACGCAGGGCAACGCCTACTACGCGACCGCCCGCCTGTGGGACGACGGTGTCATCGACCCGCTGGACACCCGCCGGGTCCTCGGGCTCGCGCTGACCGCCTGCGCCCACGCGCCGCTGCCCGCCAGGGACAGTGCGGCGCAGGGCTTCGGCGTCTTCCGGATGTGA
- a CDS encoding TetR/AcrR family transcriptional regulator — MSTEAPAPTRREQILKEAARLFADRGFHGVGVDEIGAAVGISGPGLYRHFAGKDAMLAELLVGISERLLEAGRARAAVRGAGPDAPLDALISGHIDFALDDRPLIILHDRELDRLRHEDRKLVRQLQRQYVELWVDVVREVYPALTEGAARTAVHAVFGLLNSTPHLGARGTLPDRTATAALLHRLARGAFAAAPKPEL; from the coding sequence ATGAGCACCGAGGCCCCCGCCCCCACCCGACGCGAGCAGATCCTCAAGGAGGCCGCGCGCCTGTTCGCCGACCGCGGCTTCCACGGGGTGGGCGTGGACGAGATAGGCGCGGCGGTCGGCATCAGCGGCCCCGGCCTGTACCGGCACTTCGCGGGCAAGGACGCCATGCTCGCGGAGCTGCTGGTCGGCATCAGCGAGCGGCTGCTGGAGGCGGGCCGCGCGCGGGCGGCGGTGCGCGGTGCGGGTCCGGACGCCCCGCTGGACGCGCTGATCAGCGGCCACATCGACTTCGCCCTGGACGACCGCCCGCTGATCATCCTGCACGACCGCGAGCTGGACCGGCTGCGCCACGAGGACCGCAAGCTGGTACGCCAGTTGCAGCGGCAGTACGTCGAGCTGTGGGTCGACGTCGTACGGGAGGTCTACCCGGCGCTGACCGAGGGCGCCGCCCGTACCGCCGTCCACGCGGTCTTCGGCCTCCTCAACTCCACGCCCCACCTCGGCGCCCGCGGCACCCTCCCCGACCGCACCGCCACCGCCGCCCTCCTGCACCGCCTCGCCCGCGGTGCCTTCGCGGCGGCGCCGAAGCCGGAGCTGTGA